In Vicinamibacterales bacterium, a genomic segment contains:
- a CDS encoding protein-disulfide reductase DsbD domain-containing protein yields MAAWLFVAWVAAQATLAPKPIETKHVTVRTSAGPMGSGKLLLHVDVTPRDKMRVYAPGQPGYIAIELKLDADAPVTASGKPKYPAGEKLFMPALNETQLVYSTPFRITQEVTPRAVPDRAPVIRGSLRYQACDDAICYKPATIALSWPIPNSEPR; encoded by the coding sequence ATGGCCGCGTGGCTCTTCGTGGCGTGGGTCGCCGCTCAGGCGACGCTGGCGCCGAAGCCGATCGAGACGAAACACGTGACGGTGAGGACGTCAGCCGGACCGATGGGGTCGGGAAAGCTGCTCCTCCACGTCGACGTCACGCCGCGCGACAAGATGCGCGTCTACGCGCCAGGGCAGCCTGGCTACATCGCCATCGAATTGAAGCTGGATGCGGACGCACCGGTGACCGCGTCAGGAAAGCCGAAGTACCCCGCCGGCGAAAAGCTGTTCATGCCGGCGCTCAACGAAACGCAACTCGTCTACAGCACACCGTTCCGCATCACACAGGAAGTCACGCCGCGGGCCGTCCCGGATCGCGCCCCGGTCATCAGGGGCTCGCTTCGGTATCAGGCGTGCGACGATGCGATCTGCTACAAACCGGCGACGATCGCACTCAGCTGGCCGATCCCGAACTCCGAGCCGCGGTAA
- a CDS encoding phospholipase D-like domain-containing protein yields the protein MKLIIQPEDGAGPVIKALDKAKKTIDVVIFRFDRSDIESAIHAAIKRGVVVRALIAHTNKGGEKNLRKLELRLLEAGATVARTADDLTRYHGKMLIVDGTTLHVYGFNYTKLDIDKSRSFGIVTRDRRIVSEAIKLFDADALRQTYTPGHRRLVVSPENSRAVLTEFIKGAKQQLLIYDAQVSDNGIQKLLQERADAGVEIRILGKLEKSLDGVKVRKLSDLRLHVRAIVRDAREAFIGSQSLRRLELDGRREVGVIIKNGTIVRRIQAVFEADWRKKSRKKAA from the coding sequence GTGAAGCTGATCATCCAGCCCGAGGACGGCGCCGGTCCTGTCATCAAGGCCCTCGACAAGGCGAAGAAGACGATCGACGTCGTCATCTTCCGCTTCGACCGCTCGGACATCGAGAGCGCCATTCACGCCGCGATCAAGCGCGGCGTCGTGGTCCGCGCGCTCATCGCCCACACCAACAAGGGCGGGGAGAAGAACCTGCGCAAGCTGGAGCTGCGGCTGCTCGAAGCCGGCGCCACCGTCGCCCGCACCGCGGACGATCTGACGCGCTATCACGGCAAGATGCTGATCGTCGACGGCACCACGCTGCACGTCTACGGGTTCAATTACACCAAGCTCGACATCGACAAGAGCCGCAGCTTCGGCATCGTCACCCGCGATCGGCGGATCGTCAGCGAGGCGATCAAGCTGTTCGACGCCGACGCGCTGCGCCAGACCTACACTCCGGGGCACCGCCGGCTGGTGGTCAGTCCGGAGAACTCGCGCGCCGTGCTCACCGAGTTCATCAAGGGGGCGAAGCAGCAGCTGCTGATCTACGACGCGCAGGTGAGCGACAACGGGATCCAGAAGCTGCTGCAGGAGCGGGCCGACGCCGGGGTCGAGATCCGCATCCTGGGCAAGCTGGAGAAGTCGCTGGACGGGGTGAAGGTGCGGAAGCTGTCGGACCTGCGGCTGCACGTGCGGGCGATCGTGCGCGACGCGCGCGAAGCGTTCATCGGCAGCCAGAGCCTGCGCCGGCTCGAGCTGGACGGGCGGCGCGAGGTCGGCGTCATCATCAAGAACGGCACCATCGTCCGCCGCATCCAGGCGGTGTTCGAAGCCGACTGGCGAAAGAAAAGCCGCAAGAAAGCCGCTTGA
- a CDS encoding MFS transporter, whose product MLHAVVSRALAAFRYRDFRILWLGAFTSTVGNWMQKVAQAWLVFDLTGSSFYLGLDDFLGQLPILLLTLVGGVVADRHDRRQVLIGSQIVQMSTAFTLAALVFFDAVHVAWILALSFVAGLGQAFGGPAYQALIPSLVEKKDLPNAIALNSIQFNLARVIGPLLAGATLAAWGSAVCFGLNGLSFLVVIFALLGLAHAHVKPAGQKPLLDELRGGLRYARGEPAIVALTALGGLTTFLGLPLLTFLPVFAKDVFGGDINRFSHMMAYSGAGAVCGALVTAWLGRFRHMGWTLLTILALFGALVTAFALSRVPWLSNLLLFLTGATLLMTFSMTASLVQLIVPDHLRGRVMSIYMVAFRGGMPLGSLAAGYAASWTSAPAVLAVNGVLIVGVALYFLVRSHGVREL is encoded by the coding sequence TTGTTGCACGCCGTCGTCAGCCGCGCCCTCGCCGCCTTCCGCTATCGCGACTTCCGGATTCTCTGGCTCGGCGCTTTCACCTCCACCGTCGGCAACTGGATGCAGAAGGTGGCTCAGGCGTGGCTGGTCTTCGACCTGACCGGGTCGTCGTTCTACCTCGGGCTCGACGATTTTCTCGGCCAGCTGCCAATCCTGCTGCTGACGCTCGTCGGCGGCGTCGTCGCCGATCGCCACGATCGCCGCCAGGTGCTGATCGGATCGCAGATCGTGCAGATGTCGACCGCGTTCACGCTCGCGGCGCTGGTGTTCTTCGACGCGGTGCACGTCGCCTGGATCCTCGCGCTGTCGTTCGTCGCCGGTCTCGGGCAGGCGTTCGGCGGCCCGGCATATCAGGCGCTGATTCCCTCGCTGGTCGAGAAGAAGGATCTGCCCAACGCGATCGCGCTCAACTCGATCCAGTTCAACCTGGCGCGGGTGATCGGGCCGCTGCTCGCCGGCGCGACGCTGGCGGCATGGGGCAGCGCCGTCTGCTTCGGCCTGAACGGGCTGTCGTTTCTGGTGGTGATTTTCGCGCTGCTCGGCCTCGCGCACGCGCACGTCAAGCCCGCCGGGCAGAAGCCGCTGCTCGACGAGCTGCGCGGCGGCCTGCGCTACGCCAGAGGGGAGCCGGCGATCGTGGCGCTCACCGCGCTCGGCGGCCTGACGACGTTTCTCGGCCTGCCGCTGCTGACGTTCCTGCCGGTGTTCGCGAAGGATGTGTTCGGCGGCGACATCAACCGCTTCAGCCACATGATGGCGTATTCAGGCGCCGGCGCGGTCTGCGGCGCCCTGGTGACGGCGTGGCTCGGACGCTTCCGTCACATGGGCTGGACGCTGCTGACGATTCTCGCGCTGTTCGGCGCGCTGGTCACCGCGTTCGCGCTGTCGCGGGTGCCGTGGCTGAGCAACCTGCTGCTCTTCCTCACCGGCGCCACGCTGCTGATGACGTTCTCGATGACGGCGTCGCTGGTGCAGCTGATCGTCCCTGACCATCTGCGCGGCCGCGTGATGAGCATCTACATGGTGGCGTTCCGCGGCGGGATGCCGCTTGGCAGCCTCGCCGCGGGCTACGCCGCGAGCTGGACCTCGGCGCCGGCGGTGCTCGCCGTCAACGGGGTGCTCATTGTCGGCGTCGCGCTCTACTTCCTGGTCCGCAGCCACGGCGTGCGGGAGCTGTGA
- a CDS encoding metallophosphoesterase, producing MPNGRRTLQPAAAACALAAVLCCAGAEPARSVAVAAPNPAVAAAGARQAQVPLPNKGDTLKFGAIGDNGDGDSEQYEIGKQMAAWRGRFPFELVVMLGDNIYGSDRPQDFVRKFEAPYKALLDAGVKFYASLGNHDSREQRFYKLFNMDGNLYYTFKGPKEDVRFFALESTYMDQDQLKWIEDELKKSNEKWKIVYFHHPLYGSARTHGSQLKLRAVLEPLFIQYNVSLVLNGHDHVYERIKPQNGIQYFVEGSSGKLRRGDLRPGSPLTAFGNDQTRTFMLMEIDGDHLTFNAVDMAGNVIDSGTITRRK from the coding sequence ATGCCGAACGGACGTCGCACGCTCCAACCAGCCGCCGCCGCCTGCGCGCTGGCGGCGGTGCTCTGCTGCGCCGGCGCCGAACCGGCGCGCTCCGTCGCCGTCGCCGCGCCGAACCCCGCCGTCGCCGCGGCCGGAGCGCGGCAGGCGCAGGTGCCGCTGCCCAACAAGGGGGACACGCTGAAGTTCGGCGCCATCGGCGACAACGGCGACGGCGACAGCGAGCAGTACGAGATCGGCAAGCAGATGGCGGCGTGGCGCGGCCGCTTCCCGTTCGAGCTGGTGGTGATGCTCGGCGACAACATCTACGGGTCCGACCGGCCGCAGGACTTCGTCCGCAAGTTCGAGGCGCCGTACAAGGCGCTGCTCGACGCCGGGGTCAAGTTCTACGCCAGCCTCGGCAACCACGATTCGCGCGAGCAGCGGTTCTACAAGCTGTTCAACATGGACGGCAATCTCTATTACACGTTCAAGGGGCCGAAGGAGGACGTCCGCTTCTTCGCGCTCGAGAGCACCTACATGGATCAGGATCAGCTGAAGTGGATCGAAGACGAGCTGAAGAAGTCGAACGAGAAGTGGAAGATCGTCTATTTCCACCATCCCCTCTACGGCTCGGCGCGGACGCACGGCTCGCAGCTGAAGCTGCGCGCCGTGCTCGAGCCGCTCTTCATCCAGTACAACGTCAGCCTGGTGCTCAACGGCCACGACCACGTCTACGAACGAATCAAGCCGCAGAACGGGATTCAGTACTTCGTCGAAGGGTCGTCCGGCAAGCTGCGGCGCGGCGACCTCCGCCCGGGCTCGCCGCTCACCGCCTTCGGCAACGATCAGACCCGCACGTTCATGCTCATGGAGATCGACGGGGACCACCTGACCTTCAATGCCGTCGACATGGCCGGGAACGTGATCGATTCGGGCACGATCACGAGGCGCAAATAA
- a CDS encoding MgtC/SapB family protein, with translation MHSRLWPRLMLFLLLALAGAAPSAAQPPAGGDTAQAQARSLLEGAAPDLRSELKAAMLRLPLAALLGAMLAVRPRRKGTPARQPAVIQTQIILAIVGAAVMLVVGSNLARAFGVVGAAGLVRYRAKVEDNKDAGVMLSALAAGLASGVGQYAMAVFTAAFIMVTLWVIESFEPEGRKLFDLKIKMGKDTDARRKEYDAILNRFHVDFDLLSSSDEEVCYEVWVPLEMQKDRLSNALLRLDPEGHGGVEWTEKKPKKK, from the coding sequence GTGCATTCACGGCTCTGGCCGCGGCTGATGCTGTTTCTCCTGCTGGCGCTCGCCGGGGCGGCGCCGTCGGCCGCGCAGCCGCCGGCCGGCGGCGACACGGCGCAGGCGCAGGCGCGCAGCCTGCTCGAGGGAGCGGCCCCCGACCTGCGCAGCGAGCTGAAGGCGGCGATGCTGCGTCTGCCGCTGGCCGCCCTGCTCGGCGCCATGCTGGCGGTGCGGCCGCGGCGCAAGGGCACGCCGGCGCGGCAGCCTGCCGTCATCCAGACGCAGATCATCCTGGCGATCGTCGGCGCGGCGGTGATGCTGGTGGTGGGCTCCAACCTGGCCCGGGCGTTCGGTGTCGTCGGCGCCGCCGGGCTGGTGCGCTACCGCGCCAAGGTCGAAGACAACAAGGACGCCGGGGTGATGCTCTCGGCGCTGGCCGCCGGGCTCGCGTCGGGCGTCGGGCAGTATGCCATGGCGGTGTTCACCGCGGCGTTCATCATGGTCACGCTGTGGGTGATCGAGTCGTTCGAGCCCGAGGGGCGGAAGCTGTTCGATCTCAAGATCAAGATGGGGAAGGACACCGACGCCCGGCGCAAGGAGTACGACGCGATCCTGAACCGATTTCATGTAGACTTCGACCTGCTCTCCTCGTCCGACGAGGAGGTCTGCTACGAGGTGTGGGTGCCGCTGGAGATGCAGAAGGATCGGTTGTCGAACGCGCTGCTGCGGCTCGATCCCGAGGGCCACGGCGGCGTGGAATGGACTGAGAAGAAGCCCAAGAAGAAGTGA
- a CDS encoding TonB-dependent receptor, translating into MKHYAWLIGVLALCLSATTGAYAQEQSASIQGVVADTSGAVLPGVTIEARSPSVVGVSTTTSDERGIYRFPALPPGRYELTASLSGFATKKLSDVDLLLGQALKIDLQLALASVSESVQVTGESPIIDVKQNAATASITQDLMERIPRGRNFTTILNTAPGTNDESRNGGNQIDGSSGSENRFVVDGMDTTNLRTGVSGKTVFTDFLAEVQVKSSGYAAEYGGSTGGVVNAISKSGSNSFRGSGGAYYRNEKMQSAPRKGWRINPFTDCTANTCSGTPEFVATPDAPFTNWNPIGDLGGPIFQNRAWFYGGISYDRTDTERRTTFRNSPAPYVTKTLSTWSDSKYYNGNISTQPTNNTRLRFSTALTRSANRGTFTNLNVQPDGSFFADGTPTNGFNTATWDATEERFKDRWERTGSNSRNDLYVGDFNWTMTSRLLLNVNSGYWATDTWSPEAFAGDQIIHSFNGTNCDPLGGTCPFPETPESLRRIQGFSDNKSTSRTVQDLYARTHVNTNLTWFKSGWGGEHQFKLGARVERLQNRVNSGAQQPTITLFWNQAYAALDGRTVRGPYGYYQVSRGVVTNGEVNSNNWGFWVQDSWTVRRNLTINAGLRTENENTPSFRNEFPGISFGFAEKLAPRVGFAYDIKGDSRWKAYGSYGRYFDVTKLEMPRGSFGAEHWIQYFWTLDTLDWTGINCQEGPTGCPGTYIEQNDRRHPANEPDPKLAAYFGREQNTIDPDIKPVRTGEITLGLDHELNRTMSVGVRYVHKWLDRTIEDVGILVPGVGEVFFIANPGEGVAEQILPKPAPVLPAAQRDYDGVEFRLTRRLANRWSMIGSYTWSRLFGNYGGLASSDENGRTSPNVERYFDGMYLLFDKTGTPVYGLLPTDRPHYFKLQATYDLPWGTNVGMLGYLASGGPLSTAVNLLGYNPTFVNGRGDLGRLPWNSQIDLFLQHDFRLMRGHRVAVNLNIDNLFDQAAVLNQNTSPYRDSMSVPSSIASSTTTPGVLSARDNYLLNTGYDPAFLAAAMRTAGSRMRDNSLYGKPSSFQGRRQLRLGFKYTF; encoded by the coding sequence ATGAAACATTACGCCTGGTTAATAGGCGTTCTTGCGCTATGCCTGTCGGCGACGACAGGCGCCTACGCGCAGGAGCAGTCGGCGTCGATCCAGGGGGTCGTCGCGGACACCTCGGGAGCCGTGTTGCCCGGTGTCACCATCGAAGCGCGCAGTCCATCGGTGGTCGGCGTGAGCACGACGACGTCGGACGAGCGCGGCATCTACCGCTTTCCGGCGCTGCCGCCGGGACGCTACGAACTCACCGCGAGTCTGTCCGGCTTCGCGACCAAGAAGCTGAGTGACGTCGACCTGCTGCTCGGCCAGGCGCTGAAGATCGATCTGCAGCTGGCGCTGGCAAGCGTCAGCGAATCGGTGCAGGTCACGGGCGAGAGCCCGATCATCGACGTCAAGCAGAACGCCGCCACGGCGAGCATCACGCAGGATCTGATGGAACGGATCCCGCGCGGCCGCAACTTCACCACCATCCTCAACACCGCCCCCGGCACCAACGACGAAAGCCGCAACGGCGGGAACCAGATCGACGGGTCCAGCGGCTCCGAGAACCGCTTCGTCGTGGACGGCATGGATACGACGAACCTGCGGACCGGCGTCTCCGGCAAGACCGTGTTCACCGACTTCCTCGCCGAAGTCCAGGTGAAGTCCTCGGGGTACGCCGCGGAGTACGGCGGCTCGACCGGCGGCGTCGTCAATGCCATCTCGAAGAGCGGCAGCAACAGCTTCCGCGGCAGCGGCGGCGCGTACTATCGCAATGAGAAGATGCAGTCGGCGCCGCGCAAGGGCTGGCGCATCAACCCGTTCACCGACTGCACGGCCAACACCTGCAGCGGCACGCCGGAGTTCGTCGCCACGCCTGATGCGCCGTTCACGAACTGGAACCCGATCGGGGATCTCGGCGGTCCGATTTTCCAGAATCGTGCCTGGTTCTACGGCGGCATCAGCTACGACCGCACGGATACCGAACGGAGGACGACGTTCCGTAACTCGCCGGCGCCGTATGTCACGAAGACGCTGTCCACGTGGAGCGACTCGAAGTACTACAACGGCAACATCTCGACGCAGCCCACCAACAACACGCGCCTGCGTTTCAGCACGGCGTTGACGCGCTCGGCGAACCGCGGCACGTTCACGAACTTGAACGTTCAGCCGGACGGCTCGTTCTTCGCCGACGGCACGCCGACGAACGGCTTCAATACCGCGACCTGGGACGCGACCGAGGAACGGTTCAAGGATCGGTGGGAGCGGACCGGCAGCAACAGCCGCAACGATCTCTACGTCGGCGACTTCAACTGGACGATGACCTCGAGGCTGCTCCTCAACGTCAATTCCGGCTATTGGGCGACCGACACCTGGAGTCCTGAAGCGTTTGCCGGCGACCAGATCATCCACTCGTTCAACGGCACCAACTGCGATCCGCTGGGCGGCACCTGTCCGTTCCCGGAGACGCCCGAGTCGCTGCGCCGCATCCAGGGCTTCAGCGACAACAAGTCGACCTCACGGACCGTGCAGGATCTCTACGCGCGCACCCACGTGAACACCAACCTGACGTGGTTCAAGAGCGGCTGGGGCGGCGAGCACCAGTTCAAGCTCGGCGCGCGCGTCGAGCGGCTCCAGAACCGAGTCAACTCGGGGGCGCAGCAGCCGACGATCACCTTGTTCTGGAACCAGGCCTACGCCGCGCTGGACGGCCGCACGGTGCGCGGTCCCTACGGCTACTACCAGGTGAGCCGCGGCGTCGTGACCAACGGCGAGGTCAACTCGAACAACTGGGGCTTCTGGGTGCAGGACAGCTGGACGGTGCGCCGCAACCTCACCATCAACGCCGGTCTCCGCACCGAGAACGAGAACACGCCCTCGTTCCGCAATGAGTTCCCCGGCATCTCGTTCGGGTTCGCCGAGAAGCTCGCGCCGCGCGTCGGCTTCGCCTACGACATCAAGGGCGACAGCCGCTGGAAGGCATACGGCAGCTACGGCCGCTACTTCGACGTGACCAAGCTCGAGATGCCGCGCGGCTCGTTCGGCGCGGAGCACTGGATCCAGTACTTCTGGACCCTCGACACGCTCGACTGGACCGGCATCAACTGCCAGGAGGGACCGACCGGCTGCCCCGGCACCTACATCGAGCAGAACGATCGCCGTCACCCGGCCAACGAACCGGATCCGAAGCTGGCCGCCTACTTCGGCCGCGAGCAGAACACGATCGATCCGGACATCAAGCCGGTGCGCACCGGCGAGATCACGCTGGGCCTCGATCACGAGCTGAACCGGACGATGTCGGTCGGCGTGCGCTACGTGCACAAGTGGCTCGATCGCACGATCGAGGACGTCGGCATCCTCGTGCCCGGCGTCGGCGAGGTCTTCTTCATCGCCAATCCCGGCGAAGGCGTGGCGGAGCAGATCCTGCCCAAGCCCGCGCCGGTGCTCCCGGCCGCGCAGCGCGACTACGACGGCGTCGAGTTCCGTCTCACGCGCCGCCTCGCCAACCGCTGGTCGATGATCGGCAGCTACACCTGGAGCCGGCTGTTCGGCAACTACGGCGGTCTGGCCAGTTCGGACGAGAACGGCCGCACCAGCCCGAACGTCGAGCGCTACTTCGACGGCATGTACCTGCTGTTCGACAAGACCGGCACGCCGGTCTACGGCCTGCTGCCGACCGATCGCCCGCACTATTTCAAGCTGCAGGCGACCTACGATCTGCCGTGGGGCACCAATGTCGGCATGCTGGGCTATCTCGCGTCGGGCGGTCCGCTGTCCACCGCGGTCAACCTGCTCGGCTACAACCCGACCTTCGTCAACGGCCGCGGCGACCTCGGGCGGCTGCCGTGGAACTCGCAGATCGACCTGTTCCTGCAGCACGATTTCCGGTTGATGCGCGGCCACCGCGTCGCGGTCAACCTGAACATCGACAACCTGTTCGATCAGGCTGCCGTGCTGAACCAGAACACGTCGCCGTACCGCGACTCGATGAGCGTCCCCTCGTCCATCGCGTCGTCCACGACGACGCCGGGGGTGCTCTCGGCGCGTGACAACTACCTGCTGAACACGGGCTACGATCCGGCGTTCCTCGCCGCGGCCATGCGGACCGCGGGCAGCCGGATGCGCGACAACTCGCTCTACGGCAAGCCCTCGAGCTTCCAGGGCCGCCGCCAGCTGCGCCTCGGGTTCAAGTACACGTTCTGA
- a CDS encoding error-prone DNA polymerase, with product MYIELHTASAFSFLDGASLPEALVERAAALGYPALALLDRDGVYGAPRFHLAARKAGLKAIIGAELTVAVSGSGCGRDQGHLLRLPVLVESAQGYKNLCRLLTTMKLRAPKGEGALTLDEMDGRTSGLIALAGRTMLSGPRFGVGGLFDRLVGVFGRAGACVELQRHLLRDEESDNHALRDLAAAFHLPIVATNGVRFAEPGDRPLYDVLTCIRHKTTLAAAGRRLTCNAERYLKTPQQMAQLFADLPDALHGSGELADRLSYTMADLGYRFPEYPVPPGESMASFLRKITQAGARERYRPIEPRHSRQIERELDLIEKLDLAGYFLIVWDIVNFCRQQGILVQGRGSAANSAVCYSLGITAVDPVGMDLLFERFLSEQRGEWPDIDLDLPSGDRRERVIQHVYEKYGQLGAAMTANVITYRGRSAAREVGKALSIEPQRIDRLAKVMNHFEFVDPAETLDRNLREVGIDGAAPDIRLFGALWQQMQDLPRHLGQHSGGMVICQGRLDEVAPLENASMPGRVVIQWDKDDCADMGIVKVDLLGLGMMAVLQDALEVVNASGEREARNGDRFEVVGAPEPRASSLDPRPSTLDLAHLPANDPAVYRMLQEADTIGIFQVESRAQMATLPRLKPATFYDIVVEVAIIRPGPIVGQMVHPYLKRRQGQEPVEYPHPSLQPILERTLGVPLFQEQLLRMAMVAAGFTGGEAEELRRAFGFKRSERRMQQIEGKLRAGMERQGITGDAAEQIIRSITSFALYGFPESHAASFALLVYASAYLKAHFPAAFYAAMLNNQSMGFYHPSTLVKDAQRHGVRFAPIDVQVSDWACRVEPDGRVRLGLMYVNGLRREAGDAIAAAADTQGARDEARGARVEERGPGRCPKCGCDDPSMLETLHTHEGFCNVCSHLWTLPIANPQSVNRQSPNRQPSIATRPSPLANRFESLDQLIRRCGLRRDEVATLAQIGALNAFGLDRRTALWQIEQAVRPAGELFAAAGGDNAEPRSRIPDPRSPLQPMTVPERLLADYAGTSLTIGPHPMSLRRPELALRGVLRASDLPSGRHGRRVRVAGAVITRQRPGTAKGFVFLTLEDETGIANIIVRPDLFSAQKAVVVGEPYLLVEGTLQIQEGVTSVKAERLHSLGGRTPEVDSHDFR from the coding sequence GTGTACATCGAACTGCATACCGCTTCGGCCTTTTCCTTTCTCGACGGCGCGTCGCTGCCCGAAGCGCTCGTCGAGCGTGCCGCCGCGCTCGGCTATCCGGCGCTCGCGCTGCTCGATCGCGACGGCGTCTACGGCGCGCCGCGTTTCCACCTTGCCGCCAGGAAAGCGGGGCTGAAAGCCATCATCGGCGCCGAACTGACCGTGGCCGTGTCCGGATCCGGTTGCGGCCGCGATCAGGGACATCTCCTGCGCCTCCCCGTCCTCGTCGAGTCGGCGCAGGGCTACAAGAATCTCTGCCGGCTGCTCACCACCATGAAGCTGCGGGCGCCGAAAGGGGAAGGGGCGCTGACGCTCGACGAGATGGACGGCCGCACGAGCGGCCTCATCGCGCTGGCGGGGCGGACGATGCTGAGCGGACCCCGGTTCGGCGTGGGCGGCCTGTTCGATCGGCTGGTCGGCGTGTTCGGCCGCGCCGGCGCCTGCGTCGAGCTGCAGCGGCACCTGCTCCGCGACGAGGAATCGGACAACCACGCGCTGCGCGATCTCGCCGCCGCGTTCCACCTGCCGATCGTCGCCACCAACGGCGTCCGCTTCGCCGAGCCGGGGGATCGGCCGCTGTACGACGTGCTCACCTGTATCCGGCACAAGACGACGCTGGCGGCGGCGGGGCGGCGGCTGACCTGCAACGCCGAGCGCTACCTGAAGACGCCGCAGCAGATGGCGCAGCTGTTCGCCGATCTGCCGGACGCGCTGCACGGCTCGGGCGAGCTCGCCGATCGGCTGTCCTACACCATGGCGGATCTCGGTTATCGCTTTCCCGAGTATCCGGTGCCGCCGGGGGAGTCGATGGCGTCGTTCCTCCGCAAGATCACGCAGGCGGGCGCGCGCGAGCGCTACCGCCCGATCGAGCCGCGGCACAGCCGCCAGATCGAGCGCGAGCTGGATCTGATCGAGAAGCTCGATCTCGCCGGCTACTTCCTCATCGTCTGGGACATCGTCAACTTCTGCCGGCAGCAGGGCATCCTGGTGCAGGGGCGCGGCTCGGCGGCGAACAGCGCGGTGTGCTACAGCCTCGGGATCACCGCCGTCGATCCGGTCGGCATGGACCTGCTGTTCGAGCGGTTCCTCTCCGAGCAGCGCGGCGAGTGGCCCGACATCGATCTCGATCTGCCGAGCGGCGATCGCCGCGAGCGCGTCATCCAGCACGTCTACGAGAAGTACGGGCAGCTGGGGGCGGCGATGACCGCCAACGTGATCACCTACCGCGGCCGCAGCGCCGCGCGCGAGGTGGGGAAGGCGTTGTCGATCGAGCCGCAGAGGATCGACCGGCTGGCGAAGGTGATGAATCATTTCGAGTTCGTCGATCCCGCGGAGACGCTCGATCGCAATCTGCGCGAGGTGGGGATCGACGGCGCCGCGCCGGACATCCGGCTGTTCGGCGCGCTGTGGCAGCAGATGCAGGATCTGCCGCGCCATCTCGGCCAGCATTCCGGCGGCATGGTGATCTGCCAGGGGCGGCTCGACGAGGTGGCGCCGCTCGAGAACGCCTCGATGCCCGGCCGCGTCGTCATCCAGTGGGACAAGGACGACTGCGCCGACATGGGCATCGTCAAAGTGGATCTGCTGGGGCTCGGGATGATGGCGGTGCTGCAGGATGCGCTGGAGGTGGTGAACGCGTCCGGGGAGCGGGAAGCGAGGAACGGGGATCGTTTCGAGGTCGTGGGCGCGCCGGAACCTCGAGCCTCGAGCCTCGATCCCCGCCCCTCGACGCTCGACCTCGCCCACCTGCCGGCGAACGATCCCGCCGTCTACCGCATGCTGCAGGAGGCCGACACGATCGGCATCTTCCAGGTCGAGTCGCGGGCGCAGATGGCGACGCTGCCGCGGCTGAAGCCGGCGACGTTCTACGACATCGTCGTCGAGGTGGCGATCATCCGGCCGGGGCCGATCGTCGGGCAGATGGTGCATCCGTATTTGAAGCGGCGGCAGGGGCAGGAGCCGGTGGAATACCCGCATCCGTCGCTGCAGCCGATTCTCGAGCGCACGCTGGGCGTGCCGCTGTTCCAGGAGCAGTTGCTGCGGATGGCGATGGTCGCGGCGGGCTTCACCGGCGGCGAAGCCGAGGAGCTGCGGCGGGCCTTCGGGTTCAAGCGCTCCGAACGGCGGATGCAGCAGATCGAGGGGAAGCTGCGCGCCGGGATGGAGCGGCAGGGCATCACCGGCGACGCCGCCGAGCAGATCATCCGATCGATCACGTCGTTCGCGCTCTACGGGTTTCCCGAGTCGCACGCGGCGAGCTTCGCGCTGCTGGTCTACGCGAGCGCCTACCTCAAGGCGCACTTCCCGGCGGCGTTCTATGCGGCGATGTTGAACAACCAGTCGATGGGGTTCTATCACCCGTCGACGCTGGTGAAGGATGCGCAGCGCCACGGCGTGCGCTTTGCGCCGATCGACGTGCAGGTCTCGGACTGGGCCTGCCGCGTCGAGCCGGACGGGCGGGTCAGGCTGGGGCTGATGTATGTGAACGGGTTACGGCGGGAGGCCGGCGATGCAATCGCGGCCGCCGCCGACACGCAAGGGGCGAGGGACGAGGCGCGAGGAGCGAGGGTCGAGGAGCGAGGACCGGGGCGGTGTCCCAAGTGCGGCTGTGATGATCCCTCCATGCTCGAAACGCTGCATACGCATGAGGGGTTCTGCAACGTCTGCTCGCACCTCTGGACCCTCCCAATCGCCAATCCCCAATCCGTCAATCGCCAATCCCCCAATCGGCAACCGTCGATCGCCACTCGCCCATCGCCACTCGCCAATCGTTTCGAGTCGCTCGATCAGTTGATTCGCCGCTGCGGGCTGCGGCGCGACGAAGTGGCGACGCTCGCCCAGATCGGCGCGTTGAACGCGTTCGGCCTCGACCGGCGCACGGCGCTCTGGCAGATCGAACAAGCGGTACGGCCGGCCGGCGAGCTGTTCGCTGCCGCCGGCGGCGATAACGCCGAACCCCGATCCCGGATCCCCGATCCCCGATCCCCATTGCAGCCGATGACCGTTCCCGAGCGGCTGCTCGCCGACTATGCGGGAACGAGCCTGACGATCGGGCCGCATCCGATGTCGTTGCGGCGGCCGGAGCTGGCGCTGCGCGGCGTGCTGCGCGCGAGCGATCTGCCGTCGGGACGGCACGGCCGGCGGGTGCGGGTCGCCGGCGCGGTGATCACGCGGCAGCGTCCGGGAACCGCGAAAGGGTTCGTCTTTCTCACCCTGGAAGACGAGACGGGGATTGCCAATATCATCGTCCGCCCCGACCTGTTCTCGGCGCAGAAGGCCGTCGTCGTGGGCGAGCCGTACCTGCTGGTGGAAGGCACGCTGCAGATTCAGGAAGGAGTGACATCGGTGAAGGCGGAACGATTACACTCTCTCGGTGGCCGAACGCCTGAGGTCGATTCCCACGACTTTCGCTAG